Proteins from one Pseudomonas grandcourensis genomic window:
- a CDS encoding VOC family protein codes for MNNRNELHRLATQQPARHPQPTVKAQALTHLIFQRPDLKEAARFLTDFGLTVSRQGADTLYLRATEPTSYCYRIHLAEQARFIGFGLAVQSREDLEKLTRIPGASPVAKSDHPGGGYCVRLTDPSGFTVEAVCDQAPGKTLAHRAPLAWNLAHEQPRINATQRPPIAPPEVLRLGHIVIEVADYQATCAWYTQHFGFIPSDVQVLPDGTPIVAFMRLDLGDIPAAHHTLAIAQGFMATYSHSAYEVVDADAVGMGQRVLRERGWEHSWGIGRHILGSQIFDYWQDPWGDKHEHYCDGDVFTAAQPTGIHPVSPEAMAQWGQRMPKSFTKPTISFSSVRALIRNLRRSPDLTIRKLITLMRMFG; via the coding sequence ATGAACAACAGAAATGAATTGCACCGGTTAGCGACACAACAACCCGCCCGGCATCCGCAGCCGACGGTCAAGGCCCAGGCGCTGACTCACCTGATCTTTCAGAGACCGGACTTGAAAGAGGCAGCGCGTTTCCTGACCGATTTCGGCTTGACGGTAAGTCGGCAGGGCGCCGATACGCTCTACCTGCGCGCCACCGAGCCCACTTCATACTGTTACCGGATCCATCTTGCAGAACAGGCACGTTTTATCGGATTCGGGCTGGCAGTGCAGTCTCGTGAGGACCTGGAAAAGCTCACCCGAATCCCGGGTGCTTCACCGGTAGCGAAATCGGACCATCCGGGGGGCGGGTACTGCGTCAGACTGACCGATCCTTCCGGTTTCACGGTGGAAGCTGTCTGTGACCAGGCCCCAGGTAAAACGCTGGCACACCGGGCACCGCTTGCCTGGAATCTGGCGCACGAGCAACCGCGAATCAACGCCACGCAGCGCCCGCCGATTGCTCCCCCTGAAGTACTCAGGCTTGGCCATATCGTGATCGAAGTGGCCGACTACCAGGCAACCTGTGCCTGGTATACGCAGCATTTCGGGTTTATTCCCAGCGATGTGCAGGTGCTTCCCGACGGCACGCCTATCGTCGCTTTCATGCGCCTTGATCTCGGTGACATTCCCGCGGCACACCATACGCTCGCGATAGCGCAAGGGTTCATGGCTACCTATAGCCATAGCGCCTACGAGGTCGTCGATGCCGACGCGGTGGGCATGGGGCAGCGCGTCCTGCGGGAGCGGGGGTGGGAGCATTCATGGGGAATCGGTCGGCACATCCTGGGCAGTCAGATCTTCGATTACTGGCAAGACCCTTGGGGTGACAAGCACGAGCATTACTGCGACGGGGATGTCTTCACAGCCGCACAGCCTACGGGCATTCATCCCGTCAGCCCCGAGGCAATGGCCCAGTGGGGGCAGCGCATGCCCAAGAGTTTTACAAAGCCCACGATAAGTTTCAGCAGTGTGCGTGCGCTGATCCGTAACCTGCGTCGCAGCCCGGACTTAACCATTCGCAAGTTGATAACGCTTATGCGGATGTTCGGGTAG
- a CDS encoding TetR/AcrR family transcriptional regulator, with protein MESLNPTQRRIHQAAFRLFAERGTSQVNILDLAQEAGVARGTVYSNIDSMESLFEAVASHLAKEMHERVNKSFNSLSDPAQRLANGIRLFIRRAHEDSQWGAFIHKFAMSNASLREMFSSQATTDLLNGLSTGRYTFAQEQLLSVLTLISSSVLGSIFLVLEGHRTWRESGSDTAELVLRALGVSPEEARALATTELPALPSLD; from the coding sequence GTGGAATCCCTGAATCCAACACAGCGCCGCATTCATCAAGCCGCCTTTCGCCTGTTCGCTGAAAGAGGCACCTCCCAAGTGAACATCCTTGACCTCGCGCAAGAGGCAGGCGTGGCGCGCGGAACGGTCTATAGCAACATCGACAGCATGGAAAGCCTGTTCGAGGCGGTCGCCAGCCATCTCGCGAAGGAGATGCATGAGCGCGTCAACAAGAGCTTCAATTCCCTCTCCGATCCGGCTCAGCGCCTTGCCAATGGCATTCGGTTATTCATTCGTCGAGCTCATGAGGACTCCCAGTGGGGGGCGTTCATCCACAAATTCGCCATGAGCAATGCTTCGTTGCGCGAAATGTTCAGCAGCCAAGCGACTACGGATCTTCTGAACGGACTTTCCACTGGGCGCTACACGTTTGCGCAGGAGCAATTGCTCTCGGTACTGACGCTGATATCGAGCAGCGTTCTTGGCTCGATTTTCCTGGTGCTGGAAGGCCACAGAACGTGGCGAGAGTCGGGCTCTGATACGGCCGAGCTGGTGCTGCGGGCATTGGGTGTGTCACCAGAGGAGGCTCGTGCGCTGGCGACCACAGAGTTGCCAGCACTTCCTTCTCTCGACTGA
- a CDS encoding NADH:flavin oxidoreductase/NADH oxidase family protein, which yields MTSSKLFKPLRLPNGTVIPNRIAKAAMEENLANEDHAPGEALVKLYRRWAEGGAGLIITGNVMVDRHALTGPAGVVLEDDRNLGKFRLWADACRSRGAQVWMQINHPGRQLLASMGQPARGPSAVAVDIPGLSKAFVPPRALNEQEIEELIERYAQAAVLAERAGFTGVEIHAAHGYLFSQFLSPLTNHRNDRWGGSLENRAQILLRTIDAIRQRVAPVFCVAVKLNSADFQRGGFDAEDAARVVEMLNAKAVDLVELSGGSYESPAMQGQTRDGSRLAREAYFLEFAEKIGEIARMPLMVTGGVRRKEVAERVVSGSVSMVGLATALAIEPTLPSQWMAGQDTEVEPIVVRWKNKALASLAVASVIKKQLGLLSQGKRTKPGTSPLMALIGNQLKSRRQAKNYRQWVGRV from the coding sequence ATGACCAGCTCAAAGCTCTTCAAACCGCTTCGATTGCCTAACGGCACGGTGATCCCAAACCGAATCGCCAAGGCTGCCATGGAGGAGAACCTTGCCAATGAGGATCACGCTCCTGGGGAAGCACTGGTCAAGCTCTATCGGCGCTGGGCGGAGGGTGGTGCCGGTCTGATCATCACTGGCAACGTCATGGTTGACCGTCACGCCTTGACCGGACCCGCTGGCGTAGTGCTTGAGGATGATCGGAACCTGGGCAAATTCAGGCTGTGGGCCGATGCTTGCCGCAGTCGCGGAGCCCAGGTCTGGATGCAAATCAATCATCCCGGACGGCAGCTATTGGCTTCCATGGGGCAACCGGCAAGAGGCCCCTCCGCCGTTGCGGTCGATATCCCCGGACTGTCAAAAGCTTTTGTACCGCCCAGGGCCTTGAATGAGCAGGAGATCGAAGAGCTGATTGAGCGCTATGCCCAAGCGGCGGTGCTGGCAGAGCGCGCCGGATTCACTGGCGTGGAGATTCATGCCGCGCATGGCTATCTATTCAGCCAATTCCTGTCGCCCTTGACCAACCACCGTAACGACCGCTGGGGCGGCAGCCTGGAAAATCGTGCGCAAATTCTCCTGCGAACCATCGATGCAATACGTCAGCGAGTAGCACCTGTATTTTGCGTTGCTGTGAAGCTCAATTCCGCCGACTTTCAGCGCGGCGGATTCGATGCCGAGGATGCGGCTCGCGTGGTGGAAATGCTTAACGCCAAGGCGGTCGACCTGGTCGAGTTGTCGGGTGGCAGCTACGAAAGCCCGGCAATGCAGGGGCAGACCCGCGATGGCAGCCGCCTGGCTCGAGAAGCGTATTTTCTCGAGTTCGCGGAGAAAATAGGAGAAATAGCGCGCATGCCGCTGATGGTCACCGGCGGCGTGCGTAGAAAAGAGGTGGCGGAACGAGTGGTGAGCGGTTCGGTGTCGATGGTGGGGCTTGCCACCGCGCTGGCAATCGAGCCGACCCTTCCAAGCCAGTGGATGGCAGGTCAGGACACCGAAGTGGAGCCCATCGTCGTCCGCTGGAAGAACAAGGCGCTGGCATCGCTTGCAGTGGCGTCGGTGATCAAGAAGCAGCTCGGCTTGCTGAGTCAAGGGAAACGGACAAAACCCGGGACGTCGCCACTCATGGCATTGATCGGCAATCAGCTGAAGTCTCGTCGCCAGGCGAAGAACTATCGGCAATGGGTTGGCCGGGTTTAG
- a CDS encoding TetR/AcrR family transcriptional regulator: protein MPSPTVPSEATEQEPLTRGHKKRERTRRGLVDAALRLVARKEVGEIALLDVASEAAVSNGTIYNYFRTRDEVLEAVGIAMASEFSDAISALSSGVHCGAQRLSIGVRMFVCRAAYDHQWANALLRIIHSDQAMRSRLAAHVLGDLREGLRAGAFAYEDEGVALDMVVSCTTGAMRSVVEGRVVVEHDQRVAEMILKALGVTPARAKRIAGKPLP, encoded by the coding sequence ATGCCTTCCCCCACTGTTCCTTCAGAAGCAACTGAGCAAGAGCCCCTCACTCGGGGCCACAAGAAGCGTGAACGCACCCGTCGCGGCCTGGTGGATGCGGCATTGCGTCTTGTCGCACGTAAGGAGGTGGGGGAGATTGCACTGCTCGATGTCGCCTCGGAGGCCGCGGTATCCAACGGCACCATCTACAACTATTTTCGAACGCGCGACGAAGTACTCGAGGCGGTTGGCATCGCCATGGCGAGTGAGTTTTCCGATGCCATTTCCGCCCTGAGTTCGGGCGTGCACTGCGGTGCACAGCGGCTTTCGATTGGTGTGCGCATGTTCGTATGCCGGGCCGCGTACGACCATCAATGGGCCAATGCACTGCTGCGCATCATCCATTCCGATCAAGCCATGCGCTCGCGCCTGGCTGCTCATGTGCTGGGCGATCTGCGTGAAGGTTTGCGCGCGGGGGCTTTCGCTTACGAGGACGAGGGGGTCGCCCTGGACATGGTCGTGTCGTGCACAACCGGAGCCATGCGCTCGGTTGTCGAAGGGCGTGTAGTGGTGGAACATGACCAGCGGGTCGCCGAGATGATTCTCAAGGCTCTGGGCGTAACACCTGCCAGAGCCAAGAGAATCGCCGGTAAGCCGCTACCCTAG
- a CDS encoding bifunctional 3-(3-hydroxy-phenyl)propionate/3-hydroxycinnamic acid hydroxylase, which yields MNNNKKATELPPTAVDVLVVGNGPVGATIAALLGRYGVKTLVLDKTHEVLLMPRAIALDNEALRILQLAGLSEDAFEKIAIPEVRMHSPVLGQFGRANTAGCIDGHPKLVTFYQPDLEHAMRSQVSRLKTVTSLGGFELENLVEESDCVVATVRGDDGQTHSVRAQYLVGVDGASSRVRALIGQEFEGQTYGEDWLIVDAKNRHESAIDHVEFICDPRRPTPHMPAPGGRERWEFMLHPGESREELESPESIARLIAPWINPQELEIERKAVYRFHARCCNRFSKGRIFLAGDAAHITPPFVGQGLVAGLRDAANLAWKLAWVLRGQAAPSVLETYDVERRPHAQAMINLAKLMGRLVMPRNKVAAFFIHGLMRTLALTPATRKYFEQLDIKPKNIFKQGLFVQHRRGDKLVRGSLFPQAWVRNMQQQIQLSDDALGANLTLVGFGVDPLSLLTAAQVVSWDKMGGHFLQIGPCGQRSGGGCDFIEDLNHGILPLAAKGTLVAVRPDRIIMHHAPGVEAGSLVRDCMGLLASADATTDSVSITINEPPRLRA from the coding sequence ATGAACAACAACAAGAAAGCTACCGAACTGCCTCCCACCGCTGTCGATGTGCTGGTCGTCGGTAACGGTCCGGTAGGGGCGACAATCGCGGCGCTGCTCGGCCGCTATGGGGTAAAGACACTGGTACTGGACAAGACCCATGAGGTCCTGCTGATGCCCCGCGCCATTGCTCTGGATAACGAGGCGCTTCGCATCCTGCAACTCGCCGGATTGTCGGAAGACGCTTTCGAGAAGATCGCTATCCCTGAAGTGAGGATGCACTCCCCGGTCCTCGGGCAATTCGGTCGGGCCAATACCGCGGGATGCATCGACGGCCATCCCAAACTGGTGACTTTCTATCAACCCGACCTCGAACACGCGATGCGCAGCCAGGTTTCCCGGCTGAAGACAGTGACCAGCCTGGGAGGGTTCGAGCTCGAGAACCTGGTCGAGGAATCAGATTGTGTGGTCGCCACCGTACGGGGCGATGATGGTCAGACGCATTCTGTTCGCGCCCAATACCTGGTAGGGGTGGATGGCGCAAGCTCCAGGGTCAGGGCACTGATTGGCCAGGAATTCGAAGGACAGACCTATGGTGAGGATTGGCTGATTGTCGATGCCAAAAACCGGCATGAGTCAGCCATCGATCACGTTGAGTTTATCTGTGATCCACGGCGTCCAACGCCGCACATGCCCGCTCCCGGCGGAAGGGAACGTTGGGAGTTCATGCTACACCCGGGCGAGTCCCGGGAAGAGCTGGAAAGCCCCGAGAGCATAGCCCGACTGATCGCGCCATGGATCAATCCGCAGGAGCTGGAAATCGAGCGAAAGGCGGTGTATCGGTTCCACGCGCGCTGCTGCAACAGATTCAGCAAGGGACGCATCTTTCTTGCGGGAGATGCAGCCCACATCACCCCCCCTTTTGTCGGGCAAGGTCTCGTAGCGGGACTGCGCGATGCAGCCAATCTTGCCTGGAAACTGGCCTGGGTCCTTCGCGGCCAAGCCGCGCCTTCAGTACTCGAAACCTATGACGTAGAGCGTCGCCCCCATGCCCAGGCGATGATCAATCTGGCGAAACTCATGGGCCGCCTGGTGATGCCGAGAAACAAGGTCGCAGCTTTCTTCATCCATGGCCTGATGCGCACGCTGGCGTTGACTCCCGCTACCAGAAAGTACTTTGAACAGCTGGACATCAAGCCAAAGAACATCTTCAAACAGGGGCTGTTCGTGCAGCATCGTCGTGGCGACAAGCTGGTTCGTGGCAGTCTGTTTCCCCAAGCCTGGGTTCGCAACATGCAACAGCAGATCCAACTGAGCGACGATGCTCTTGGAGCCAACCTGACCCTGGTTGGATTCGGTGTTGACCCGTTGTCACTGCTGACCGCTGCTCAGGTCGTTTCCTGGGACAAAATGGGAGGCCACTTCTTGCAGATCGGACCCTGCGGCCAGCGCTCCGGCGGCGGTTGCGACTTCATCGAAGACCTGAACCATGGCATCCTGCCGCTGGCTGCCAAAGGCACACTGGTTGCGGTTCGCCCCGACCGTATCATCATGCACCACGCCCCAGGCGTAGAGGCAGGCAGTCTCGTTCGAGACTGTATGGGCCTGTTGGCTAGCGCCGACGCCACAACCGATAGCGTTTCCATTACCATCAACGAGCCCCCTCGATTAAGAGCCTGA
- a CDS encoding AAA family ATPase translates to MARPQPHPNPVQLCFVEFELDEANACLLRNGEAVPLAPTPFTLLCALARQPGSLVTKDALLDVVWGHRFVSDSVLKTAISDLRKVLGDDPKQPRYIETVSRRGYRFIAAPSPAPSMPPAPATVPATGAHPSPPFIGRTDEISRLQRAWERADGGQRAVVWLAGEPGIGKTTLIENFLASLGGITCARGHCVEHYGTGEPYLPVLEALADLCRSDPTLPALLRAVAPTWLLQLPWLSTTAERDALRRELAGVGPDRMLREMGELLDRYTEQRPLLLVTEDLHWSDRATVQLINYVARRRGHTRLMWLSSFRLAEVVALDHPLSSLRHELRLQRLCEEVVLDPFSETEVADYVALSSASLARDEAFVRALHERTDGVPLFVSSVISEVMDPTDDDATIEARLADLAVPENLAAIIDHYIAKLGPEQRALLSVAAVCGAEFRIETVSLALERDLASVAHTCEELIREQVWLIRSRATEVEETAEQPYSFRHALFRQVLYDRTPRSLRTHLHRQVGAALERERTVGVPVAASELAMHFDRARQPMIALRYYAEAAEAALLHFSPELSYGLTERALVLLMQAPEGMERDALEITLATLQGVSAFHTFGVGSEAKNAFERAYMLLADLPEHPMRGRLLHGFGYLLGLRGDYALALEVAEHAEALSCDTNDPALMLVACIVQGEVHHLQGRTQTTRRWLERALAIAEPLDIGTNEIFAVDPQVMLHGMLAIELLRSGLVEQARVHLQQARVRAQALRQPMTWLVAAWQEVLIEVRMGNHVRVAALADDMQTLVDEHSLALGRTACRWWRGWADARSGSPSDGYRRIREAYEEHTGLGMRSGASEVLGYAAEALLLAGDCNCAQVELQEALRVGEELGERVYLPQLLLLEAAIARAQGRPDAGSVAVRRAVEEARAQEAPWLELLALVELCEHHDAMAEDHQALATLVDQLPETDGTELVKRARSLIQAAKSA, encoded by the coding sequence GTGGCGCGTCCGCAGCCCCATCCGAACCCAGTCCAGCTCTGTTTCGTCGAGTTCGAGCTCGACGAGGCCAACGCGTGCTTGTTACGTAATGGAGAAGCCGTGCCGTTGGCGCCAACGCCCTTCACTCTGCTGTGCGCACTTGCACGCCAACCTGGATCGCTGGTGACCAAGGATGCCTTGCTTGATGTCGTGTGGGGGCATCGGTTCGTCAGCGATTCGGTGCTGAAGACGGCCATCAGCGATCTGCGCAAGGTGCTGGGCGACGACCCCAAGCAGCCCCGCTATATCGAGACTGTGTCGAGGCGCGGCTATCGTTTCATCGCCGCGCCCTCCCCTGCGCCTTCGATGCCGCCGGCACCCGCGACGGTGCCAGCGACCGGCGCGCACCCGTCACCGCCATTCATCGGTCGCACCGACGAGATCTCAAGACTGCAACGGGCGTGGGAGCGGGCGGATGGCGGCCAGCGTGCCGTGGTCTGGCTCGCTGGAGAACCGGGGATTGGCAAGACCACGTTAATCGAAAATTTCCTCGCCAGCCTTGGCGGCATCACCTGCGCACGCGGCCATTGCGTAGAACACTACGGCACGGGCGAGCCATACCTGCCGGTGCTGGAGGCGTTAGCCGATCTGTGCCGCAGCGACCCCACCCTGCCGGCGCTATTGCGCGCCGTGGCGCCGACCTGGCTGCTGCAACTGCCGTGGCTGAGCACCACGGCGGAGCGAGACGCGTTGCGGCGCGAGCTTGCCGGCGTCGGTCCGGACCGCATGCTCCGGGAAATGGGCGAACTGCTGGACCGCTACACGGAGCAGCGACCGCTGTTGCTGGTGACCGAAGACCTGCATTGGAGCGATCGGGCGACGGTCCAGCTCATCAATTATGTGGCGCGGCGACGTGGCCACACGCGGCTGATGTGGCTGTCGAGCTTCCGCCTCGCCGAGGTGGTTGCGCTCGATCATCCACTCAGCTCATTGCGTCACGAACTACGCCTGCAACGTCTGTGCGAGGAAGTGGTGCTCGATCCATTCTCGGAAACCGAGGTCGCTGACTATGTTGCGCTGAGTTCTGCCTCGCTGGCGCGCGATGAAGCCTTCGTGCGTGCCCTGCATGAGCGCACTGACGGTGTGCCGTTGTTCGTATCGTCAGTCATCAGTGAAGTGATGGACCCAACGGACGACGATGCCACCATCGAGGCTCGGCTTGCAGATCTGGCAGTTCCCGAAAACCTCGCTGCCATCATTGATCACTACATTGCCAAGCTTGGGCCGGAGCAGCGTGCGTTGCTCTCGGTCGCAGCGGTGTGCGGGGCCGAATTCCGAATCGAGACGGTTTCACTGGCCCTCGAGCGCGACCTCGCTTCGGTGGCCCACACCTGTGAGGAGCTGATACGCGAGCAGGTATGGCTCATACGATCGCGGGCCACCGAAGTTGAGGAGACGGCAGAGCAACCCTACTCGTTCCGGCATGCTCTCTTCCGCCAGGTTCTGTACGACCGCACGCCGCGCTCATTGCGCACCCACCTCCATCGCCAGGTTGGCGCTGCCCTCGAACGCGAACGCACGGTCGGCGTACCGGTTGCTGCCTCGGAGCTGGCGATGCACTTTGACCGGGCTCGGCAGCCGATGATTGCGCTGCGTTACTACGCCGAGGCCGCGGAGGCTGCGCTGCTGCACTTCAGCCCGGAGTTGAGCTACGGCCTCACTGAGCGCGCCTTGGTCCTGCTCATGCAGGCACCAGAAGGGATGGAGCGCGATGCGCTCGAAATTACCTTGGCCACGCTGCAAGGCGTATCGGCTTTCCACACGTTCGGTGTCGGCAGCGAAGCCAAAAATGCGTTCGAACGCGCGTACATGCTGCTAGCAGATTTACCCGAGCATCCAATGCGTGGTCGCCTGCTGCATGGATTCGGCTATCTGCTCGGTCTGCGCGGCGATTATGCGCTGGCGCTGGAGGTGGCGGAACACGCCGAAGCCCTCTCCTGCGACACAAACGATCCAGCGCTCATGCTGGTGGCGTGCATCGTGCAGGGCGAGGTGCACCATCTCCAGGGTCGCACGCAGACAACCCGCCGTTGGCTAGAGCGCGCCCTCGCGATCGCCGAGCCGCTGGACATCGGGACGAACGAGATCTTTGCGGTCGATCCTCAAGTCATGCTGCACGGCATGCTGGCTATAGAACTCTTGCGTTCTGGTCTGGTCGAGCAAGCCCGAGTCCACCTGCAGCAGGCGCGGGTACGCGCGCAGGCGTTGCGCCAGCCCATGACCTGGCTGGTCGCCGCCTGGCAGGAGGTATTGATCGAGGTGCGGATGGGAAACCACGTGCGTGTGGCAGCGCTGGCTGACGACATGCAGACGCTGGTGGATGAACATTCGCTCGCACTGGGGCGTACAGCTTGCCGCTGGTGGCGCGGCTGGGCCGACGCACGCAGCGGCTCCCCGAGCGACGGATACCGTCGCATCCGTGAAGCCTACGAAGAACACACCGGGCTCGGCATGCGCTCCGGAGCCAGCGAGGTACTTGGCTACGCCGCCGAAGCGCTGCTACTGGCAGGCGATTGCAACTGCGCGCAAGTCGAGCTACAGGAAGCACTTCGGGTGGGCGAGGAACTGGGCGAGCGCGTATACCTGCCGCAGTTATTGCTGCTAGAGGCAGCGATCGCGCGAGCGCAGGGTCGGCCCGACGCCGGCAGCGTTGCGGTGCGGCGCGCGGTTGAGGAGGCTCGCGCACAGGAAGCACCTTGGCTGGAACTGCTCGCGCTGGTCGAGCTGTGCGAGCACCACGACGCCATGGCCGAGGACCACCAGGCATTGGCGACGCTGGTTGACCAGTTGCCTGAAACTGACGGAACCGAGCTGGTGAAACGTGCGCGCTCGCTGATTCAGGCTGCCAAGTCGGCTTGA
- a CDS encoding TolC family protein has product MPRLPVSFPLPLHTARTTLKRAERPAGLAVAAALATSIALALSGCSTPVVKPSVDLPSNFAASTASEMEPEAAWWEVYHNPVLSDLVRRAARENRDVKIAAERLRAARAGETVSQSWLLPSVGASVSGSDRSSGYNSATKQGYPDTKTTSVGLDVSWELDLSGRLRAGAAAADADALAAEHSMRGVRLLVMSDVVSNYFTLVGAQRQVATLRAISAMQDETLRLVTARQQVGLASAFDVERAQTDALSARAQIPPLETQVAVARHRIAVLIADQSFNTTNIQPSSGDLIDVPEAKPGQPAELLQRRPDVLALMAQLDAANARRQQARAEWFPQLFLGASFGRQGLNLNGADLGAARFTNVAGLLAMPLFNAGRTQAINEAAESAQQEALLRAEDGIVRALEDVENALVTLAQERRRSGSLQLAAASAEAAQNRAQSLYNRGQIDLLPLLDSQRARLAARLNSNESNTRLLLDSVQLYKSLGGGWQVFEQPSNPTASAKADRPPLS; this is encoded by the coding sequence ATGCCGCGACTTCCAGTTTCCTTTCCTCTGCCCCTTCACACCGCTCGGACAACCTTGAAACGGGCCGAGCGCCCGGCCGGGCTCGCCGTTGCGGCCGCCCTTGCCACTTCGATCGCCCTCGCCCTGTCCGGTTGCTCCACACCGGTCGTCAAGCCGTCGGTCGACCTGCCGAGCAACTTCGCTGCGAGCACGGCCTCTGAGATGGAACCCGAAGCGGCGTGGTGGGAGGTCTACCACAACCCGGTGCTGTCGGATTTGGTGCGCCGAGCCGCGCGTGAGAACCGCGACGTCAAGATTGCCGCCGAGCGCTTGCGTGCCGCGCGTGCCGGAGAAACCGTCAGCCAGTCCTGGCTGCTCCCGAGCGTCGGTGCATCTGTCTCCGGCAGCGATCGCAGCAGCGGCTACAACTCGGCCACGAAACAGGGTTATCCGGATACCAAGACCACCAGCGTGGGTCTGGACGTCTCTTGGGAACTCGACCTGAGCGGCCGACTGCGAGCCGGTGCAGCGGCGGCTGACGCCGATGCGCTAGCCGCGGAACACAGCATGCGGGGAGTGCGCCTGCTGGTGATGAGCGACGTCGTCAGCAACTATTTCACACTGGTCGGTGCACAGCGCCAAGTCGCAACGCTACGCGCTATCTCGGCGATGCAGGACGAAACGCTGCGTCTGGTGACCGCACGTCAACAGGTGGGGCTGGCATCCGCCTTTGACGTCGAACGCGCGCAGACCGACGCCTTGTCGGCGCGGGCGCAGATTCCGCCGCTGGAAACCCAAGTGGCGGTGGCACGTCACCGTATCGCAGTGCTGATCGCAGACCAGTCTTTCAACACCACAAATATCCAGCCTTCAAGCGGTGATTTGATCGACGTGCCTGAGGCCAAGCCCGGCCAGCCCGCCGAGTTGCTGCAACGGCGACCTGACGTATTGGCGCTGATGGCACAACTCGACGCCGCCAATGCTCGTCGCCAGCAAGCGAGAGCGGAGTGGTTCCCGCAACTCTTTCTCGGTGCGTCCTTCGGCCGCCAGGGTCTCAACCTGAACGGTGCCGATCTCGGCGCTGCACGCTTCACCAACGTCGCGGGCCTGCTGGCGATGCCGCTCTTCAACGCCGGGCGTACGCAAGCAATCAACGAAGCGGCCGAAAGTGCTCAACAAGAGGCGCTGCTGCGCGCGGAAGACGGCATCGTACGGGCGCTCGAGGATGTGGAAAACGCCCTCGTCACGCTTGCGCAGGAACGCCGCCGCTCGGGGTCGCTGCAATTAGCCGCCGCGTCCGCGGAGGCTGCGCAGAACCGCGCCCAGTCGCTGTATAACCGCGGGCAAATCGACCTGTTGCCACTACTGGATTCGCAGCGGGCGCGCCTGGCGGCACGCCTGAATTCCAATGAAAGCAACACCCGCCTGCTGCTCGATAGCGTACAGCTCTATAAGTCACTGGGCGGGGGCTGGCAGGTGTTCGAACAACCTTCCAACCCGACCGCATCCGCCAAAGCCGACCGGCCACCACTTTCCTAA
- a CDS encoding efflux RND transporter periplasmic adaptor subunit has protein sequence MKNSLTAVGALAVAVMLSACSPDQPIVQAPRPVRTVEISYDNARDISRYVGTVQSRHEVEQAFRVGGKVAQRKVEVGQFVREGDILAVLDDSDYRLAEEASQQQWAVAVEQTRQADSDRQRLTDLKADGSVSAADAERAHTNAQTAHATAEAEARKLELARNRLKYTMLRASRSGVVTAVRFEAGQVVPEGQPVVSIANPDEAEIVIDVPEDQLAVFKDARFKASLASAPNETFDVTLRELSPQAAAQTRTYRARLKPMQALPLGATSTVMAERVMTSVSVAAVPATALTQSGGQPALWVVTPTGKDPVGIVDLERVAVWGYRNDEVLVSGPQAGVLVITAGVQKMTSGLKVALPGATIADTNTTQQAAQ, from the coding sequence TTGAAGAATTCCCTTACTGCGGTCGGCGCCCTGGCCGTCGCCGTCATGCTGTCCGCGTGTAGCCCCGACCAGCCCATCGTGCAGGCACCACGACCGGTACGCACCGTTGAAATCAGCTACGACAATGCCCGCGACATCAGTCGCTACGTGGGTACCGTACAATCGCGACATGAAGTCGAACAAGCCTTCCGCGTGGGCGGCAAGGTCGCCCAGCGCAAGGTCGAGGTAGGCCAGTTCGTGCGCGAAGGCGACATACTGGCTGTGCTGGATGACAGCGACTACCGCCTCGCCGAGGAAGCGTCGCAACAACAGTGGGCGGTTGCCGTCGAGCAGACGCGCCAGGCCGACTCGGACCGCCAGCGCCTGACCGACCTGAAGGCTGACGGCTCGGTCAGTGCGGCCGACGCCGAGCGCGCGCATACCAATGCCCAAACCGCGCATGCAACCGCCGAGGCCGAGGCGCGAAAGCTCGAACTCGCGCGTAACCGGCTCAAGTACACCATGCTGCGCGCCTCCCGTAGCGGCGTCGTCACGGCGGTGCGCTTTGAGGCCGGGCAGGTCGTACCGGAGGGGCAACCGGTTGTCTCGATCGCGAACCCGGATGAAGCCGAGATCGTCATAGACGTGCCCGAGGATCAGCTAGCCGTCTTCAAGGACGCGCGTTTCAAGGCCTCGCTGGCCAGTGCGCCTAACGAGACCTTCGATGTCACGCTGCGCGAGCTATCGCCGCAGGCTGCGGCGCAGACGCGCACCTATCGCGCGCGGCTTAAGCCAATGCAGGCGCTGCCGCTGGGCGCCACCTCCACGGTGATGGCCGAGCGAGTCATGACAAGTGTCTCTGTGGCGGCAGTGCCGGCCACGGCATTGACGCAGAGCGGCGGTCAGCCGGCGTTGTGGGTGGTCACGCCTACGGGCAAGGACCCGGTAGGCATCGTCGATCTGGAGCGTGTGGCAGTTTGGGGTTACCGCAATGACGAGGTGCTCGTCTCCGGGCCGCAGGCTGGCGTATTGGTCATCACCGCCGGTGTCCAGAAGATGACGTCCGGACTGAAGGTCGCGCTCCCCGGTGCGACGATCGCTGACACGAATACCACGCAGCAGGCCGCCCAATGA